In Piliocolobus tephrosceles isolate RC106 chromosome 5, ASM277652v3, whole genome shotgun sequence, a single genomic region encodes these proteins:
- the SRSF12 gene encoding serine/arginine-rich splicing factor 12 isoform X1 has product MSRYTRPPNTSLFIRNVADATRPEDLRREFGRYGPIVDVYIPLDFYTRRPRGFAYVQFEDVRDAEDALYNLNRKWVCGRQIEIQFAQGDRKTPGQMKSKERHPCSPSDHRRSRSPSQRRTRSRSSSWGRNRRRSDSLKESRHRRFSYSQSKSRSKSLPRRSTSARQSRTPRRNFGSRGRSRSKSLQKRSKSIGKSQSSSPQKQTSSGTKSRSHGRHSDSIARSPCKSPKGYTNSETKVQTAKHSHFRSHSRSRSYRHKNSW; this is encoded by the exons ATGTCTCGCTACACGAGGCCCCCCAACACCTCCCTGTTCATCAGGAACGTCGCGGATGCCACCAG GCCTGAGGACTTGCGCCGTGAGTTTGGTCGATATGGCCCTATAGTAGACGTTTACATTCCACTTGACTTCTACACTCGCCGCCCAAGAGGATTTGCTTATGTTCa ATTTGAAGATGTTCGAGATGCTGAAGACGCTCTTTATAACCTCAATAGAAAGTGGGTATGTGGCCGTCAAATTGAAATACAGTTTGCACAAGGTGATCGCAAAA CACCAGGGCAGATGAAATCAAAAGAACGTCATCCTTGTTCTCCAAGTGATCACAGGAGATCAAGAAGCCCCAGCCAAAGAAGAACTCGAAGTAGAAGTTCTTCATGGGGAAGAAATAGGAGGCGGTCAGACAGCCTTAAAGA GTCTCGACACAGGCGATTTTCTTATAGCCAGTCTAAATCTCGTTCCAAATCATTACCAAGGCGGTCTACCTCAGCAAGGCAGTCAAGAACTCCAAGAAGGAATTTTGGCTCTAGAGGACGGTCAAGGTCCAAGTCCTTACAAAAAAGGTCCAAGTCAATAGGAAAATCACAGTCAAGTTCACCTCAAAAGCAGACTAGCTCAGGAACAAAATCAAGATCACATGGAAGACATTCTGACTCAATAGCAAGATCCCCGTGTAAATCTCCCAAAGGGTATACCAATTCTGAAACTAAAGTACAAACAGCAAAGCATTCTCATTTTCGGTCACATTCCAGATCTCGAAGTTACCGTCATAAAAACAGTTGGTGA
- the SRSF12 gene encoding serine/arginine-rich splicing factor 12 isoform X2, with translation MKSKERHPCSPSDHRRSRSPSQRRTRSRSSSWGRNRRRSDSLKESRHRRFSYSQSKSRSKSLPRRSTSARQSRTPRRNFGSRGRSRSKSLQKRSKSIGKSQSSSPQKQTSSGTKSRSHGRHSDSIARSPCKSPKGYTNSETKVQTAKHSHFRSHSRSRSYRHKNSW, from the exons ATGAAATCAAAAGAACGTCATCCTTGTTCTCCAAGTGATCACAGGAGATCAAGAAGCCCCAGCCAAAGAAGAACTCGAAGTAGAAGTTCTTCATGGGGAAGAAATAGGAGGCGGTCAGACAGCCTTAAAGA GTCTCGACACAGGCGATTTTCTTATAGCCAGTCTAAATCTCGTTCCAAATCATTACCAAGGCGGTCTACCTCAGCAAGGCAGTCAAGAACTCCAAGAAGGAATTTTGGCTCTAGAGGACGGTCAAGGTCCAAGTCCTTACAAAAAAGGTCCAAGTCAATAGGAAAATCACAGTCAAGTTCACCTCAAAAGCAGACTAGCTCAGGAACAAAATCAAGATCACATGGAAGACATTCTGACTCAATAGCAAGATCCCCGTGTAAATCTCCCAAAGGGTATACCAATTCTGAAACTAAAGTACAAACAGCAAAGCATTCTCATTTTCGGTCACATTCCAGATCTCGAAGTTACCGTCATAAAAACAGTTGGTGA